Proteins from one Bos taurus isolate L1 Dominette 01449 registration number 42190680 breed Hereford chromosome 7, ARS-UCD2.0, whole genome shotgun sequence genomic window:
- the GIPC3 gene encoding PDZ domain-containing protein GIPC3, protein METTEAREARGAEAQRLPAPPPSPAEAPAASQTPAAPRARPRLVFRTQLAHGSPTGKIEGFTNVRELYAKIAEAFGIAPTEILFCTLNSHKVDMQKLLGGQIGLEDFIFAHVRGETKEVEVTKTEDALGLTITDNGAGYAFIKRIKEGSIINRIEAVCVGDSIEAINDHSIVGCRHYEVAKMLRELPKSQPFTLRLVQPKRAFDMIGQRSRSSKYPMEAKVSSGRETLRLRSGGAATVEEVPSEFEEEASRRVDDLLESYMGIRDPELASTMVETSKKTVSVQEFARHLDSVLGEFAFPDEFVVEVWAAIGEAREACG, encoded by the exons ATGGAGACCACAGAGGCCCGGGAGGCCCGGGGGGCCGAGGCTCAGCGCCTGCCCGCGCCCCCGCCCTCGCCCGCCGAGGCCCCGGCGGCGTCCCAGACCCCAGCCGCGCCCCGTGCCCGCCCGCGCCTCGTCTTCCGCACGCAGCTGGCGCACGGCAGCCCCACGGGCAAGATCGAGGGCTTCACCAACGTGCGCGAGCTCTACGCCAAGATCGCCGAGGCCTTCGGAATTGCGCCCACCGAG ATCTTATTCTGCACCCTAAACAGCCACAAGGTGGACATGCAGAAACTCCTGGGCGGCCAGATAGGGTTGGAGGACTTTATCTTTGCCCATGTGCGCGGCGAGACTAAGGAGGTGGAGGTCACTAAGACGGAGGACGCCCTGGGACTGACCATCACGGACAACGGGGCCGGCTATGCCTTCATCAAG AGGATCAAGGAAGGCAGCATCATCAACCGAATCGAGGCAGTGTGTGTGGGAGACAGCATTGAGGCCATAAACGACCACTCGATCGTCGGCTGCCGCCACTACGAGGTGGCCAAGATGCTGCGTGAGCTGCCGAAGTCTCAGCCCTTCACCCTGCGGCTGGTGCAGCCCAAGAGAGCCTTCG ATATGATCGGCCAGAGGAGCCGGAGCAGCAAATACCCCATGGAAGCAAAAGTCAGCAGTGGGAGGGAGACCCTGCGGCTTCGGTCTGGGGGGGCTGCCACTGTGGAGGAAGTG CCCAGTGAATTCGAGGAGGAGGCATCTCGGAGGGTGGACGATCTGCTGGAAAGTTACATGGGCATTCGGGACCCAGAGCTGG CATCCACCATGGTGGAGACGTCCAAGAAGACAGTGAGCGTCCAGGAGTTTGCACGCCATTTAGACTCCGTCTTGGGCGAGTTCGCCTTCCCAGACGAGTTTGTGGTGGAGGTGTGGGCCGCCATCGGcgaggccagggaagcctgtggctAG